Proteins from a single region of Mucilaginibacter daejeonensis:
- the hscB gene encoding Fe-S protein assembly co-chaperone HscB gives MINYFEFYDIPESFNVDAATLKKKFYAVSKQYHPDFFAGEDEAKQQEIMEISTINNKAYQTLGDPAKRLEYILTTHGLVNEGAKPQLPADFLMEMMDLNERLMEAENAEQVADIRAEALAIEDDLNSELEALTADYETLNDTAKESRLNDIADIYYRSKYLLRIKDSLNTFASRF, from the coding sequence ATGATCAACTACTTTGAGTTTTACGATATACCAGAGTCCTTCAACGTCGATGCAGCCACATTGAAAAAAAAGTTCTATGCGGTAAGCAAACAATATCATCCTGACTTTTTTGCGGGTGAGGATGAGGCCAAGCAGCAGGAGATCATGGAGATATCGACCATTAACAATAAAGCGTACCAAACACTGGGCGACCCAGCCAAACGGCTGGAATACATTTTGACCACGCACGGCCTGGTAAATGAAGGTGCAAAGCCGCAACTCCCAGCCGACTTTTTAATGGAGATGATGGACCTTAACGAACGGCTAATGGAGGCAGAGAACGCCGAACAGGTGGCCGACATCCGTGCGGAAGCATTAGCGATAGAAGATGATCTAAACAGTGAGTTGGAAGCCCTTACCGCTGACTATGAAACACTTAATGACACGGCTAAAGAAAGTCGCCTGAATGACATCGCAGATATTTATTACAGATCAAAATATTTGTTGCGAATTAAAGATAGTTTGAATACATTTGCATCCCGCTTCTGA